The Pempheris klunzingeri isolate RE-2024b chromosome 16, fPemKlu1.hap1, whole genome shotgun sequence genome includes the window AACCCAATCACATTGAGTTTACTATCACATGAAACCAGTTGTTTGCCAATACTCATTTTGGGCTTGGGCCAGAATTATGTAgttaaaaaaagttatttcagCAGCATGAATTACAAACAGCAATACTAATGTTATAAAGTAATCAATCAGAATAAATAGAAAAGAACAAGACTCTGTCCTCAAAACCACAGTAACCAAGCACTGTAAGTGCATGTGTTAGGATAAAGCTATTGAGAAAGGCTTTAGATCAATGTCTCGTCTGAGCTCATACTTCCGTCACGTACAGCCAAAACCCAGATTGGAAAACTATGTCAGATTTGCTTAGACAGTTATGTGGTCCATGCAGGAGAAAGTGACTGCACTCATTTCAATGTTATTGACATAGAGCTGAAAGACGCTGCATGTCCAACACAATCTGAAATTGAGGAgcaaagaggggggaaaaaaaaaacaccaaaccatCAAGGCAGTTCGGGTTGCCATGACCACCAAAGAAACTCTAAAAATGCTGCCTCCTGGCAACCAGCAGCCAACACCCTGGTGCTGCTcctgttgccatgacaacccAGCAGCAGCCCTCGCCTGCACTCTGGCTGACAGTTGTAGGTCAAGGACGGGGAGGGTGTCAGAGTTCTGACCACATCCAACACCTGGAGCGAGCCGGATCTCGGCTTTTTAACCGTTTATCAGCACATTCACCCCACCCTTCGACAGATGTGTAACAGACTATTGCCATAGAAACAAAGGGCTAGATCACACGGCAGTGCCTGTTTTTAGCAGCAGGGGGTACCATTTTTACGTTTTTCATTCGTTTGAAGTGTCTAGCGTACTGGTCGTGTACCCTTAGCACAATAATCTCATAACAATAATCTCCTTGTGCCGCCTGATTTCCTCAAGTGATTCCAGGAGAGACGGAGATGGAGAAAGCGCTGAATTACAGCAAAAGAAAACCTCCTCCAAAATGATTGCTACAGGACACACAGAGCTCTGCTTTACTTACACCCCTTTTTATCTCCAGTGGCCACCTCAGCCAGGTAGCGGTAGTAGTCTCCCTTCATCTTCAAGTAGAAGACTTTGCTGTCAGCAGGCGTGGCACTGGGGATCAGATGTTTTTCAAGCAGGGCCTGCAAGTCAAGGTGTGCAACATTAGTGGGGAAATGTGTGGACACAGAACTGCACAAACAGTTACAAGTCAGTTCATGAGTTAACACAACGCTGACAACAGTACTTGGAGACATATGTTCAGGTGTGCTGGACCTGAACTACAGTCAGCATACTTGCTTTAAAGGACAACTCCATTTTCACTGATACAGGCTGTTTGTCCTGCATTTCTTTATCTTAACATCCCTGTCGGTCATTTTCTAGGTCTTTCATTGCTTTATTCTGAGATATGTTGACCTATTTATGTTGGTTcactaaaataaacattttgaaacgAACACTGTGTAAATTGAGCTCTGAAGCTCACTgaagtttgtgtctgtggagaTAAATGCGTGTGAACGAGCCAAACAGTTGCATACAAACTTTGATAGTGGAGCATGTTTGAAAAGGATGGACTCATTTCCCCTTTAAAGATCACAGGTTTGCGTCCTGGAGTGGCAGTTAATGTACGAATACAAGATGTATCCAAATACTAACAGTCATCTGTGTGATATTCAAACATCTGTATGGGCAGGGAGCCTTCATTTGCTTAAGGTATCGCTTGTCTACATGATAAGAAGACTTCAACCATGAAGCTTTAGCTAGTGTCATAGACATATTGTTAAACACTGTCAAAaccatgtttttattatgtataaaaTACTTTCTGATTACCGAGGGTAATCAACGGCACAGATATTGGACATTCACTGACTGTGCACCCTTAAATAAAGGCTTAACATGTCCTTTTCACCCCATTAGCTGAAGGTTTACATTTCATGGATGGTTTACATGGATGTATTCCTTGAACTGGATACCAGACTTCAAGATGGCgatcattcatttaaaaaacttAAATGAGTCAACTCTTTTACAGATGGTTAGAAAGGCAGTTGATGGGGAAACTCTTTATGTGCCATTGGGGATTTATATTGCAGTGTGGAGACTGGCTCCTTGGGTCAAATATTGGACATAGCCTGCTTTCTTAATACATCCATGACCCTTAGCCAGCACAGAAGTGCTGCAATCAGTGAACACAGGTTGCTACAGTGGCGGCTGAGTATTTTTCTTCTGCACCACATggcacagaagaaaaaaaatgtatgaaaaaagaTACTTGGAAATGGTTTCAAACTGGAATCACTTCTTGGTTCCACTACATAGCTATATGTAGCTGTAGTGGTCTCTGTTTCCACGTGGCACCATTTGTCGTTTTAACAACTAGATGGAGTAATTCCTTTGAAAATGTACTTCTCACCTTCTGCCCAATCCCTAAGCCAGGTTATTTCAGATCTAATACTTCCAGTTCTCACTAGAAAACAGCCATCTCCTCTAACACCACCACCTCCTACCTGCCCACCCCTCTCAATCGTCTCTGCTTCTTACCAGTACATCGTTGCAGATTTCATTCAGCTCATTCTCAATCTTTAATCTGTACTCCTTGGCCAATGCCGTCTTGGCGGTGTCATCAGACTTCTGCTCTATGCTGGACACCACCCTCCAGGAGGACCTCCTAGCCCCCACCACATTCTTGTAGGCAACAGAGAGCAGGTTGCGCTCCTCATTGCTGAGCTCCGAGCCCTGCTCCGTAACAGCCTTCATGGCTGCGGCCATGTCATCGTAGCGCTCAGCCTGCTCGGCCAGTTTGGCCTTCTGTACCTGCTCCTCCTTGTCTGCCATGGCTCCTGTGTGGGCTGAGGAAGGAAGGACAGGGGAGAGGGAGCCGGGGAAGGACAGAACAAAGGGGACAGGAGACGGATTAGGAAGACACAGGAGAGAGCGTTGGGGGAGGGCAGGaacaaggagagaaagaggagcaaCGTGATGGGGACGGGGGGGAGGGATTTGATCATTTCACTTGAATGAAGTAGGACTACAGTGCATGTAAACGCAGATCTCTGCACAACTTCCTGTATAACCTGATTTCTGAGGGTAACCTGGTTTCTGGTATGTATGTAAAGGGGCATTTGCACATACAAAAAGAAGCAGTCAGTCAACAGGGACTAAATACTTTGACCACTCTCTAATATAAATGAAGAATATCACACAGACAAAACGTCCATGTCACATGAAACATTCAATGCAGAGGTCAGTATCACTTGGATCACATTAAGTATCACATTAGTCATTACAACATTTTCTGCTATAATCCTaccagtgtgtcagtgtctcaCAATGCTTGGGAACATTTTTCAATGGTGGGTGAGTGTTGGGCGTGTGCACaccaaatttgtgttttttggatttCATCCAGCTTGGCTCATCTGCACTCAGACTGGCACAGACTTGATTTACACTGATGATTAATTCACTTGGCATCCAGGTAAATTAGAAATACAACAAGAGAAAGTGGTTATAGAGGTTTTACTTTGTCGTAAAAGTGAACCAATCTGGAGAAGGTCTATCTCCAGACATCAACATGATAGCACTTCCAAAAAAAGTGTGGTAGTAGTTCAGCCACAATATTGAAAATAGAAAGTTCAATTATGGTTGTAGCAAATGATCCTTTTTGTTATCTATCCATTACTACACATTATTTTAGGTTGCTTTATTTAAAAGGCCACTTATCGATTATACTAATCTGAAGATTTCTTCTAGATTAATTGCTTGTgctatgaaatataaaatgtaatgatgctgagaaataatgaaaaataaatattgcaATTTCCCGAGCCGAAGGTAACTTCTTCATTTTTTGGGGCTGcaactgatgattattttcataatcaattACTACGCAGATTATTTTCAAGATGAATCGAGATTTTGTCgacaaaatatcacaaaacGGAGAAGAATTTCCCACAGCACAAACTGACATCTGCTAAATTAATGTGTGAATCAGTCCAAATCCCCAAACCATCAAAGATAACAGAGAAGCGCAGGAACAGGAAATCCACATATTTAAGCAGATGGAACCTGAAATGTCTGGCAtttatgtgtgaaaaatgactgCAAATAGTTACATGTTAATTTTCACTTAAGAATAGCAGTAAATCCTGGCATTATCGAAGCTGAAACAAATggatgttttacatttttacttaatGAATGGTTCTTCGCTGATCCAAACACTTGCATATTAATCCTCCTAATAATTTCAGCCGTATGttatataattaaaatgtaCAGTCTAATGCAACTAAAACTTGACCTTTAGAATAATGCATGCGAGATAATTGTGCAGTAACCTATAAATATGGTCATTATTTCTCTTAATATGTTCAGACCGCTGATTAGACCCAATTCTCTAGCTACTTCCTGGGTAAGAGATTTTACAATGTCCACACTTTATCTCATATTTAGGACTGTTACAGTGCACATGCAACCATAAAATAATGCACATTATTCCTTAAAGCTAcctttgtacacacacagaaataccaAACCTATGAGAGCTCTATTCTCAAAAATCACACGACAGTGAGTCAGATTTGCCAGCACGCAGACACCTGCACTCTTCTGAGGAATGTCGGCCACCCAGTTTCActtaaaacacatacacacacacacacacacacacacacacacacacacacacacacacacacacacacacacacacacacacacacacacacacacacacacatatatacacacacacatatatacacacacacacacacacacatatacacacacgcacacacacacctgcccaccGGGCTGATGCTGTGTACAGTAAGCATACCCGCCTCCAAGAAAATAGCCTTCATCTAAGATTGAGCTTTAATATGCTCAGTGTTTGGTGTGAGGATGCTTAATAACGCAGCAGATGGACGGCAGAGACCCAATAATGGTGTCAGTCCAACCGGAATGAAAGGAGCCTAGCTTAGTTCAGTCCAAAGTGAACGCCCTTTTTCGCTTCCCGGAAAACAAACCagagctgatgttttttttcccgaGATTTAAGCATTCATTTTAGGCTGCTTCATTTACGAAAAAGGCCATTTCGTACACCCGAGAGGTGCCTCCTAACCGCGGCgggtaaaaaaaatagatgGGTTAAAGTGCAGCAACGCTTCCCCATTCAGTGAGCGCCGAACAATGACTGAGCAGCGGCGCATCACTGGTTTCCTCCTACAGCCCCGGCAGCAGCGATTCGTGCGGGATTTTAAAAGAGGTCCCCGAAGCACACGTCGCTTAATTCAACGGTGTTCCGTCGAAAATTGCCGCCCAGCATCGGTAGTAAATAAAAGCGAACCAACCTGTGAGTGTCGTTAGACGATGTTGTTCCTGATTCCCGACCGCACAGCTGATGATCTCTCCCGCTCGTCCACGGGGTTTCCCTCCAATCaaagacacagcagcagggTCGCTACGGGACGGGTGACGTCAGACCCGGGTTGCTGGGGCAACAGAATTTACAGGcgaaaaaatgtcttaaagccTCTAAACTAAACactaaacagtttaaaacacgGTGAAACAGCGCCTGGTGCATCTATTAGATCAGTATATTTACTATAATTTATGTTctcaaataagtaaataaactGTTTGTGTCCGTCGCCCCACTTTTTGGTTTTCTGAAATCGTCTAACTGTGAGTCCACAAAGTCTTACTGTTGCATGAATGTAAAGCAAACAACATATAATACACATACCAAAAATAGGTCGGCATATCCGGAAATCCACACGTCCCTGCCCTTTTATTGGTCGGTATTTATGTGTCCACACTGACAAAAAGTgagcaacaaagctgaacaaagtaaacacacatttgacttAAGCAAAAAAGAGGTAATTTAAGGCCTAtgtacaatataaatatatatataagtatatatgtTAAAAACTATGGCAAGTGAGTGTGAAGAACACAGTTGTGCAATGATgctgatgaaaaacaaacactagCTGTAGACTTTATTTTGATTTGGAGTCACAGCATCACATCACATAGAAGCTTTcgacaaaaatataaatatataatataaatataaaatataagatGCTCTCCCTTTCCCTCAAAAGGGGCGTGGTAATGAGAGCTACTCTGAATGACGTAATGTTGATCTGATCTATGAGCGTTTGCGAAGGCTCATGGGAGATGTAGTAGATCCTTGCTATGATGAGAGGGCGTTCAAACTGTACTCCTAAATATAGTAGCAGATGGCGATGTCTCTTGAAATGGGGGCAGAAAACAGTACGTTTCAGAAAGAATCATGAAAGAACTccttaattaaaaatattatcgCGAAAGGAGCAGAATCTAAGCCACAAGCAGGGAGGGACCGGCTCTGAATCAAACAACCTCCCCCCAAATTCATCTAGTGAGTACAAGTGTCCTAAATGCTGGTGACTATCGGTTGCTATGGAAACTATGTCTCTTGGAGGGACACGACTTATATACGTCATTCTTTTCAATACAGTTTCTTCATCATCACAAGCGAAAAATAAAGAAGTgacaaaaatgttcatttcagacattttcttttcGCTgagacctccacacacacagtgatatgCACGTCTATTGACAGAGTAAATGAATCATGGTTAGATAACATTTCATTGATAATAAAAGTGAGAATTACTCAGAAAGTAATGTTAAATGATGTTTGGGTAAATCTACTGAGCCCCAAAGACTAGATAAACAATGTTCTACTTACTAAACAGAAattagtggaaaaaaatatgcttCTAACTTTTGTCTGACAACCTACCGCTTAGTTAGGCCTAGATacgacatactgtatatgtgaatGCTCCCCCCCAAAATGTtatatggaaaaaaatataacaCAGGCCCTGGAAGCTCTACCTAGTGTATTCCTCACAAACAACATCAATAAAATTACAAGATTTACAGACATTAGCTTACTGGAAGTATTATTTTGTCAGTAATGAAGTTTTCAGCAGGATTTTGAAGCAGGCCAGTAGACTGCAAATGATGTCTGTACATCACTTTGAAACACACGTTGGTTTTGGGCCCAGACTGAAATGATAATACAGCAGCACTGTTGCCACGGTGGCCATTGACCAGTGTGGTTCAGAGCACAGTGGTTCAGAGTTGTtttcctgaagaaaaaaaacaaag containing:
- the LOC139215199 gene encoding 14-3-3 protein zeta/delta-like, encoding MADKEEQVQKAKLAEQAERYDDMAAAMKAVTEQGSELSNEERNLLSVAYKNVVGARRSSWRVVSSIEQKSDDTAKTALAKEYRLKIENELNEICNDVLALLEKHLIPSATPADSKVFYLKMKGDYYRYLAEVATGDKKGSIITNSQDAYQQALDISCSEMPPTHPIRLGLALNFSVFYYEIVNSPEQACALAKNAFDEAISQLDSLNSDSYKDSTLIMQLLRDNLTLWMSDAQGEGEEQEPEPEQEQVAEKK